The proteins below are encoded in one region of Candidatus Aegiribacteria sp.:
- a CDS encoding pyridoxal phosphate-dependent aminotransferase family protein, whose protein sequence is MNNLPNDVFQKCYDYERLDKVVKSGLYPYFVPLSGHVGAEMEIEGHSIIMLGSNNYLGLTDHPRVMEKAKEAIDKYGTGCTGSRFLNGTLDLHIELEERMAQFLNKEMVITFSTGFQSNLGVISTIAGRNDIIYLDRLDHASIIDGSRMSFGRVLKYRHNDHEHLKYLLENNREHPGVIVTDGVFSMEGDLANIPGLVEISREFGVRLMVDDAHGVGAMGAAGRGTAEHFGCHDDVDLLVGTFSKSFACVGGFAAGPARVMDYIKHTARTMIFSASLPPAAVATVIAALDVLEQEPELIANSHKAAERARQGLASLGFNVGNSETPIIPIIVGDEYQTLLFWKRLFQEGVFANPVISPAVASGGEMLRTSYMATHTDDMIDRALDIFEKCGKELDLI, encoded by the coding sequence ATGAATAACCTGCCCAACGATGTATTTCAGAAATGCTACGATTACGAAAGACTTGATAAGGTAGTTAAATCGGGTCTCTATCCATACTTCGTACCACTGAGCGGGCATGTCGGGGCAGAAATGGAGATCGAAGGTCACAGTATAATCATGCTGGGTTCGAACAATTATCTGGGTCTCACCGATCATCCAAGGGTCATGGAGAAGGCGAAGGAAGCCATTGATAAATACGGCACCGGCTGTACCGGAAGCCGGTTTTTAAACGGAACCCTTGATCTCCATATCGAGCTTGAGGAAAGAATGGCACAGTTTCTTAACAAGGAAATGGTTATCACTTTCAGTACAGGGTTCCAGTCCAACCTGGGGGTCATTTCAACTATTGCGGGCCGTAACGACATCATATATCTGGACAGACTGGATCACGCATCGATAATTGATGGTTCAAGAATGAGCTTCGGCAGAGTTCTGAAATACAGACATAACGATCACGAGCATCTAAAGTATCTGCTTGAGAATAACAGGGAACATCCTGGTGTGATTGTCACCGATGGCGTTTTCAGCATGGAGGGAGACCTTGCCAATATTCCCGGACTGGTCGAGATCAGCAGGGAATTCGGTGTAAGGCTCATGGTCGACGATGCACATGGAGTAGGTGCCATGGGGGCAGCGGGCAGAGGAACCGCTGAACATTTTGGATGTCATGATGATGTGGATTTACTGGTAGGTACATTCAGCAAATCATTCGCATGTGTTGGGGGTTTCGCGGCGGGACCCGCCAGGGTAATGGACTATATCAAACATACCGCCAGGACTATGATATTCTCAGCAAGCCTTCCACCCGCAGCTGTAGCGACTGTTATTGCAGCGCTCGATGTTCTGGAGCAGGAACCGGAACTTATTGCCAACTCTCACAAGGCTGCCGAGAGGGCCAGACAGGGACTGGCATCATTGGGATTTAATGTTGGTAATTCCGAAACGCCGATCATTCCGATAATTGTGGGAGACGAGTATCAAACGCTTCTATTCTGGAAGAGACTTTTCCAGGAAGGGGTCTTTGCCAATCCTGTTATCAGTCCCGCGGTTGCCAGCGGGGGCGAAATGCTGCGAAC